A window from Chryseobacterium vaccae encodes these proteins:
- a CDS encoding LTA synthase family protein produces the protein MFSKKITPFLYLGIFYLIISLILRIVFFFHPITTASFGFFEIIKVLGIGLLNDIFVFILASSLLAVYFLFISDSKYKKPYGYLIFGALVLFFLYIWLIPNNIFKQYGGSISEVALTFVGIKTLFFGLMLFLPTQRIKIRNVLYFITLFLYVLLIIFNCVSEYFFYNEFGVRYNFIAVDYLIYTNEVIGNIMESYPIIPLFSIIIALTAIVTWFIYKKTKGELLDLPNIKQKMILLGTFVVLCGISLLAISSLMQIRSDNVFADEIEDNGLPKFYWAFTHNELDYFQFYQQINQQQAEKSFLSQYAEQTLQRNIVAEQPELKKNVVLISIESLSADFMEHYGGTKKITPFLDSLADRSLMFTNLYATGNRTVRGLEALTLCIPPTAGESIIKRDDNKNKFTTGSVFKSKGYDVKFLYGGYSYFDNMEDFFGGNGYDIVDRNSFKPEEISFANVWGVADEDMAKKAIQVMNAEAKSGKPFFNHWMTVSNHRPFTYPEGRIDIPGTAKSRDGGVKYTDYSLRKFFEMAKKQDWYKNTVFVIIADHCASSAGKTELPMDKYRIPAMIFSDGFIQPQKFDRLMSQIDVMPTLFGMLNFNYKSKFLGQDVFKKEFQPKAYIATYQDLGFVKDNRLTIISPVKKVKQYSLDLEPSSLAPEFKLYYNEKLLKKPEQKLVDETVSAYQSTSYWLKEKQLNR, from the coding sequence ATGTTTTCAAAAAAAATAACTCCTTTTTTGTATTTAGGAATATTCTATCTTATTATATCACTGATACTAAGGATTGTATTCTTTTTCCATCCGATCACAACAGCAAGTTTCGGATTCTTTGAAATCATAAAAGTGCTGGGTATTGGCCTCCTGAATGATATTTTTGTATTCATTCTCGCCAGTTCATTGCTAGCTGTTTACTTCTTGTTTATTTCCGATTCCAAGTATAAAAAACCATATGGTTACCTTATTTTCGGGGCTCTGGTCCTGTTCTTCCTATATATCTGGCTTATTCCTAACAATATTTTCAAGCAATACGGAGGTTCTATTTCAGAAGTCGCTCTTACTTTTGTCGGTATAAAGACACTCTTTTTCGGATTAATGCTTTTCCTTCCGACTCAAAGGATTAAAATACGGAACGTTTTATACTTTATTACCCTGTTTCTGTATGTACTTCTCATCATTTTCAACTGTGTAAGTGAATATTTCTTTTATAACGAATTCGGAGTACGTTATAACTTCATTGCCGTAGATTACCTGATCTATACCAACGAAGTTATCGGAAACATCATGGAAAGCTACCCTATTATTCCGTTATTTTCAATCATCATAGCTCTTACAGCCATCGTAACATGGTTTATCTATAAAAAAACAAAAGGAGAGCTTCTGGATCTCCCGAATATCAAGCAGAAAATGATCCTGTTGGGAACCTTTGTTGTGCTTTGCGGAATCAGTCTTCTTGCCATATCTTCGTTAATGCAGATCCGTTCTGATAATGTATTTGCTGACGAAATTGAAGACAACGGTCTTCCTAAATTTTATTGGGCATTCACCCATAATGAGCTGGATTATTTTCAGTTTTACCAACAAATCAACCAACAGCAGGCAGAAAAAAGCTTCTTAAGCCAATATGCTGAACAGACATTACAGAGAAACATTGTTGCAGAACAGCCTGAACTTAAAAAGAATGTTGTTTTGATTTCTATTGAAAGTCTCTCTGCTGATTTTATGGAACATTACGGCGGAACCAAAAAGATCACACCATTCCTTGACAGCCTGGCAGACCGCTCATTGATGTTTACCAATCTCTATGCTACCGGAAACAGAACCGTAAGAGGTCTTGAAGCCCTTACCCTCTGCATTCCTCCTACAGCCGGAGAAAGTATTATCAAAAGAGATGATAATAAAAACAAGTTTACCACAGGAAGTGTTTTCAAATCCAAAGGATATGACGTGAAGTTCCTGTATGGTGGCTACAGCTATTTTGATAATATGGAAGACTTCTTCGGTGGAAACGGTTATGATATTGTTGACAGAAATAGCTTTAAACCGGAAGAAATCTCTTTTGCCAATGTTTGGGGCGTAGCTGATGAAGATATGGCTAAAAAAGCAATCCAGGTGATGAATGCAGAAGCTAAGTCAGGGAAACCATTTTTCAACCACTGGATGACGGTTTCCAATCATAGGCCTTTTACTTATCCTGAAGGACGAATTGATATTCCGGGAACGGCAAAATCAAGGGACGGAGGTGTAAAATATACAGATTATTCCCTTAGAAAGTTCTTTGAAATGGCTAAAAAACAGGACTGGTATAAAAATACAGTCTTTGTAATCATTGCGGATCACTGTGCTTCCAGTGCGGGGAAAACAGAGCTTCCAATGGATAAATACAGAATTCCGGCTATGATCTTCTCTGATGGGTTCATTCAGCCTCAGAAATTTGACAGGCTGATGTCACAGATCGACGTGATGCCTACTCTCTTCGGAATGCTTAATTTTAATTATAAATCGAAGTTCTTAGGGCAGGATGTTTTCAAAAAAGAATTTCAGCCGAAGGCTTATATTGCAACATATCAGGATTTAGGATTTGTAAAAGATAACCGCCTGACGATTATTTCGCCTGTAAAAAAAGTAAAACAGTACAGTCTGGATCTGGAGCCAAGCAGCCTTGCTCCTGAATTCAAACTTTATTATAACGAAAAATTGCTGAAAAAGCCTGAGCAGAAACTGGTAGACGAAACAGTTTCCGCCTATCAGTCTACGTCATACTGGCTTAAAGAAAAGCAGCTTAACCGATAA
- the nrfD gene encoding NrfD/PsrC family molybdoenzyme membrane anchor subunit has product MSGHYEAPIREPLIIGHKTYHDITEDIARPIEERAGKLWWISLYAALVLFIYGFGCIAYTIGTGIGAWGLNRTINWGWDITNFVWWVGIGHAGTLISAVLLLFRQRWRMSVNRSAEAMTIFAVVQAAIFPVIHMGRVWVGYWVFPLPNQFGSLWGNFNSPLLWDVFAISTYFSVSTVFWFMGLIPDFAMIRDRAKTPWTKKIYTFLAFGWGGKAKHWQRFEELSLVLAGLATPLVFSVHTTVSFDFATSVIKGWHSTIYPPYFVAGAIFSGFAMVQTLLLVARKVCHLEEYITMYHIEIMNIVIILTGGMVTVAYATEYFIGWYSGSRFEDFTYLSPGAAVGPYWWAFWSLIICNLVVPASFWFKRLRTNIIWTFIVALIINIGMWFERFDIIVINLSRDYLPGSWTMFKPTIIDVGVYLGTIGFFSVLFLLYARTFPVIAQAELKSILKISGETYKAKEGDEHH; this is encoded by the coding sequence ATGTCAGGACATTACGAAGCTCCGATAAGGGAACCTCTAATTATTGGTCACAAAACTTATCACGATATCACAGAAGATATTGCACGACCTATCGAAGAAAGAGCAGGTAAATTATGGTGGATCTCATTATATGCAGCCTTAGTTCTATTCATCTATGGATTCGGATGTATCGCTTATACTATCGGAACAGGTATTGGAGCATGGGGGCTTAACAGAACTATTAACTGGGGTTGGGATATTACCAACTTCGTATGGTGGGTAGGTATCGGTCACGCCGGGACCCTAATCTCCGCAGTATTATTATTATTTAGACAGAGATGGAGAATGTCTGTAAACAGATCTGCAGAGGCGATGACGATCTTTGCGGTTGTACAGGCAGCAATCTTCCCGGTAATTCACATGGGTAGAGTTTGGGTAGGATATTGGGTATTCCCTTTACCAAACCAATTCGGTTCTCTTTGGGGGAACTTCAACTCTCCTCTACTTTGGGACGTATTTGCAATCTCTACGTATTTCTCAGTATCAACAGTATTCTGGTTCATGGGACTAATCCCTGACTTTGCAATGATCAGAGACAGAGCGAAAACGCCTTGGACTAAAAAGATTTATACATTCCTTGCATTCGGTTGGGGTGGTAAAGCAAAACACTGGCAAAGATTCGAAGAACTATCTTTGGTTCTTGCAGGTTTAGCAACGCCGCTTGTATTCTCAGTACACACTACCGTATCTTTTGACTTCGCAACTTCGGTTATTAAAGGATGGCACTCTACAATCTACCCTCCTTACTTCGTTGCCGGTGCGATCTTCTCAGGATTTGCAATGGTACAGACGCTATTGTTGGTTGCAAGAAAAGTGTGTCACTTAGAAGAGTACATTACAATGTATCATATCGAAATTATGAACATCGTAATCATCTTAACAGGTGGTATGGTAACTGTAGCTTATGCTACTGAATATTTCATCGGATGGTATTCCGGATCAAGATTTGAAGACTTTACTTATCTTTCTCCAGGTGCTGCTGTTGGACCTTACTGGTGGGCTTTCTGGTCACTGATTATCTGTAACCTTGTAGTTCCTGCTTCATTCTGGTTTAAGAGACTAAGAACGAACATTATCTGGACTTTCATCGTTGCATTGATCATCAACATCGGTATGTGGTTTGAGCGTTTTGATATCATCGTTATCAACCTTTCAAGAGACTACCTACCAGGATCATGGACTATGTTTAAGCCGACGATCATTGACGTAGGTGTATACTTAGGAACAATCGGATTCTTCTCTGTATTATTCTTATTATATGCGAGAACATTCCCTGTAATTGCACAGGCTGAATTAAAATCGATTTTGAAAATCTCAGGTGAAACTTATAAAGCAAAAGAAGGAGATGAGCACCACTAA
- a CDS encoding tetratricopeptide repeat protein has protein sequence MAKLGKNAQNEQEGKETVEFFKDLDREALNTERFLEKYSKPLSIVFGALVLGVLGFFAYKQFVVAPKNAEAVKSFLAAQKNQMDGKDKEALGGKSAANPGFVGTYNEYSNTKVGKLSGYNAGLLKFKEGKFQEAYDLFDQFSSDNKTLMALKYGAMADAKSGLNKNDEALALLDKAAGASSDPYTTYYFTRKAGIVAIGLKKNAEAKKYFSTIDEKYQDYDNGMSDSYIEMTKYF, from the coding sequence ATGGCAAAATTGGGAAAGAATGCTCAGAATGAGCAAGAAGGTAAAGAAACCGTTGAGTTTTTTAAAGACCTTGACAGAGAAGCTTTAAACACTGAAAGATTCCTTGAAAAATATTCAAAACCACTAAGTATTGTTTTTGGTGCTTTGGTATTGGGTGTTTTAGGGTTCTTTGCTTACAAGCAGTTTGTAGTAGCTCCTAAAAACGCTGAAGCCGTAAAAAGTTTCCTAGCTGCTCAGAAAAACCAGATGGATGGAAAGGATAAAGAAGCTTTGGGTGGAAAATCTGCAGCTAATCCTGGATTTGTTGGAACATACAACGAATATTCAAATACAAAAGTAGGTAAACTTTCAGGATACAATGCCGGATTATTAAAATTCAAAGAAGGAAAATTCCAGGAGGCTTATGATCTTTTCGATCAGTTTTCATCTGACAATAAAACATTAATGGCTCTGAAATACGGAGCAATGGCAGATGCAAAATCCGGACTTAATAAAAATGATGAAGCTTTAGCTTTATTAGACAAAGCAGCAGGAGCATCAAGTGATCCTTATACAACCTACTATTTCACAAGAAAAGCAGGTATTGTTGCAATAGGATTAAAGAAAAATGCTGAAGCTAAAAAATACTTCTCTACTATTGACGAGAAATATCAGGATTATGACAACGGAATGTCTGATTCTTATATTGAAATGACTAAATACTTTTAA
- the ribH gene encoding 6,7-dimethyl-8-ribityllumazine synthase, with translation MATVNLSDYKPLHITNAEDFSIGIVFSEWNDFVTYNLRDAALEILEKEGVKPGNVKLFPVPGAFELNYASMQLCKERKYDAVIAIGCVIRGETPHFDYVCSAVAQGIKDCNIMTDTPTIFCVLTDDTKEQSVARSGGDLGNKGVEAAVTALRMIDFKKNLSEKKGNIGFGHS, from the coding sequence ATGGCAACAGTTAATCTTTCCGATTACAAGCCACTTCATATAACTAATGCCGAAGATTTTTCTATCGGCATTGTTTTTTCTGAGTGGAATGATTTTGTAACGTACAATCTTCGTGATGCAGCTTTGGAAATTCTTGAAAAAGAAGGCGTAAAACCAGGAAACGTTAAACTTTTCCCGGTTCCGGGTGCCTTTGAGCTGAATTACGCAAGCATGCAGCTTTGCAAAGAGAGAAAATATGATGCAGTAATCGCTATAGGATGCGTAATCCGTGGAGAAACCCCTCATTTTGATTACGTATGTTCTGCAGTAGCACAAGGAATCAAAGACTGCAATATCATGACAGATACCCCTACCATTTTCTGCGTACTTACAGACGATACCAAAGAACAGTCTGTAGCAAGAAGCGGCGGTGATTTGGGAAATAAAGGTGTAGAAGCAGCCGTAACCGCTCTGAGAATGATCGATTTCAAAAAGAACCTTTCAGAGAAGAAAGGAAACATAGGTTTCGGACACTCTTAA
- a CDS encoding c-type cytochrome yields MLKMKKNVLRITAVLGLTTVLLNSCGPKENTPLVYFPDMYFPVAYDPLMKAEDAYSDHENEIPAFVKNNGATGLSPVEGTVAQNKDGVFEESLLPKNVDEYNAGYDASKKIAASPLNPANAEKDIERGKFLFERTCAACHGTGGDGQGPIVQSGAYSGVPNYADREITVGSVHYVLTNGRNAMGSYAGQLNPGDRWRVAMYVMNAFKKGAAAPAAATATPAAAKTETTTETKK; encoded by the coding sequence ATGCTTAAAATGAAAAAGAACGTATTAAGAATTACAGCAGTTTTAGGTTTAACAACCGTTTTACTTAACTCTTGCGGACCAAAAGAAAATACACCATTAGTATATTTCCCGGATATGTATTTTCCTGTAGCTTACGATCCATTGATGAAAGCTGAGGATGCTTATTCCGATCATGAAAATGAAATTCCTGCTTTCGTTAAAAACAACGGAGCAACCGGACTTTCTCCAGTAGAAGGAACCGTAGCTCAGAACAAAGACGGAGTTTTTGAAGAAAGTCTTTTACCTAAAAATGTTGACGAGTACAATGCAGGGTATGACGCTTCCAAAAAGATTGCTGCCTCTCCTTTGAATCCTGCTAATGCAGAGAAAGATATTGAAAGAGGAAAATTCTTATTTGAGCGTACCTGTGCAGCTTGTCACGGTACAGGAGGAGATGGACAAGGACCAATAGTACAGAGCGGAGCCTATTCAGGAGTTCCAAACTATGCAGATAGAGAAATTACTGTAGGATCTGTTCATTATGTATTAACTAACGGTAGAAACGCGATGGGGTCTTATGCAGGACAGCTAAACCCTGGTGACAGATGGAGAGTAGCCATGTATGTGATGAATGCTTTCAAAAAAGGAGCAGCAGCACCGGCAGCAGCTACGGCAACTCCAGCAGCAGCAAAAACTGAAACGACTACCGAAACTAAAAAATAA
- a CDS encoding DUF3341 domain-containing protein — MSTTKIVYGLYADDDDLMNGVKAFNDKGIKINEVYTPFPVHGLDKALGLKKTRISDAAFIYALYGVTIGATITWYVMNHDWPQNIGGKPAFDWGHNMPAFVVPMFELMVFCAAHMMSLTFLVRNKMYPGAPAQNPDPRTTDDKFLMEFVTDDVESVKQLLIETGVEEITVKDA; from the coding sequence ATGAGCACCACTAAAATTGTATACGGACTTTATGCTGACGACGACGATTTAATGAACGGCGTTAAGGCATTCAACGATAAAGGAATCAAAATAAACGAGGTTTATACTCCGTTTCCGGTTCACGGACTTGACAAAGCTTTAGGGTTAAAGAAAACAAGAATTTCTGATGCCGCATTTATATATGCGCTTTATGGGGTAACCATCGGTGCTACTATAACATGGTACGTAATGAACCATGACTGGCCGCAGAATATTGGTGGTAAACCAGCTTTTGACTGGGGACACAATATGCCTGCATTCGTAGTTCCAATGTTTGAATTAATGGTATTCTGTGCCGCTCACATGATGTCTTTAACTTTCTTGGTTAGAAACAAAATGTATCCGGGAGCTCCGGCTCAGAACCCAGATCCAAGAACTACCGATGACAAGTTTTTAATGGAATTTGTAACTGATGATGTAGAATCTGTAAAACAGTTGCTTATTGAAACTGGAGTTGAAGAAATAACTGTTAAAGATGCTTAA
- a CDS encoding adenine phosphoribosyltransferase: MASAELITRLNETIENIPDFPIPGIQFKDISPIFLNPKLYEDVIADLVAFSKGKVDAVCGIESRGYLFGIAIAVALEVPFILIRKAGKLPPPVISESYDLEYGSAIIETREGQIKPGQRILIHDDLLATGGTTEAAAKLVEKQEAVVSQFSFLIGLTGLNGDEKLKKFNAEVYHILEY, from the coding sequence ATGGCATCAGCAGAACTGATCACAAGACTTAACGAAACCATTGAAAACATCCCTGATTTTCCTATTCCCGGAATACAGTTCAAGGATATATCCCCCATTTTCTTAAATCCGAAGCTTTATGAGGATGTTATTGCTGATCTTGTGGCTTTCAGTAAAGGAAAGGTAGATGCTGTATGTGGAATAGAAAGCCGCGGTTATCTTTTCGGGATCGCCATTGCGGTTGCGTTAGAAGTTCCTTTTATTCTCATCAGAAAAGCGGGAAAACTTCCTCCCCCAGTAATCTCAGAAAGCTATGATCTGGAATATGGAAGCGCCATCATTGAAACCCGTGAAGGGCAGATAAAACCTGGGCAGCGAATTCTGATCCATGATGATCTTCTGGCCACAGGCGGAACCACAGAAGCAGCAGCAAAACTGGTTGAAAAACAAGAAGCAGTTGTATCCCAATTCAGCTTCCTGATTGGATTGACAGGATTGAATGGTGATGAAAAGCTGAAAAAATTTAACGCAGAAGTTTATCATATTTTAGAATATTAG
- a CDS encoding quinol:cytochrome C oxidoreductase, whose protein sequence is MYSFSPKLKSTSIILLVVGLILFGAGYFMNHGLDDVKIGEMMEAVHASGHTAPTHSSEMVGPQDHQAHLEHAKMQVHNQPLASLHFVAVFFFGVSCAVLFFYCIQHAAHAGWPIIITRVMEAIASFIPYGGAILIIMMILNITHNGHLFHWMDPALTDPKDPHFDVILFEKKKFLNIPFYAVRTLIYVIGASFFAWKLKAQSKKVDETKSKVEYQMLYRWSVGYIAFFGFASAAWAWDWLMSIDPHWYSTMYIWYSMVSCLSSGIAVIILLSVYLKKNGFLPQFNDNHLHDLGVFLFATSMLWTYTWFAQFMLYWYANVPEEVNYFFGRFQHYSPTFLPMLIINFLLPLLVLVSSSIKRNYKVVTTMAVVVILGHILDYFNMVMPGTVGPYWKTPEVFLLILGAVLFVVGLFMFTVLSALSKLKLIPTGNPFLHESEIYEYPF, encoded by the coding sequence ATGTATAGTTTTTCACCAAAATTAAAATCAACTTCTATAATACTTCTTGTTGTAGGTTTAATTCTATTCGGTGCCGGTTATTTCATGAACCATGGTCTGGATGATGTTAAGATAGGAGAAATGATGGAAGCTGTTCATGCTTCAGGTCATACTGCCCCTACCCACTCAAGTGAAATGGTAGGTCCACAGGATCACCAGGCTCATTTGGAACATGCTAAAATGCAGGTTCACAACCAGCCTTTAGCTTCTCTTCACTTTGTAGCTGTCTTTTTCTTTGGAGTAAGTTGTGCTGTACTGTTTTTCTACTGTATTCAGCACGCAGCACACGCAGGATGGCCAATTATTATTACAAGAGTAATGGAGGCTATTGCTTCTTTTATCCCTTACGGAGGTGCTATTCTGATTATTATGATGATCTTAAATATCACTCATAACGGACACCTTTTCCATTGGATGGATCCGGCTTTAACTGATCCTAAAGATCCTCACTTTGATGTGATCCTATTTGAAAAGAAGAAATTCTTAAATATTCCTTTCTATGCAGTAAGAACTTTAATCTATGTGATTGGTGCTTCTTTCTTCGCTTGGAAACTTAAGGCTCAATCTAAGAAAGTAGACGAAACTAAGTCTAAAGTAGAGTATCAAATGCTTTACAGATGGTCTGTAGGTTATATTGCATTCTTCGGATTTGCATCTGCAGCTTGGGCTTGGGACTGGTTGATGTCTATTGACCCTCACTGGTATTCTACAATGTATATCTGGTATTCAATGGTTAGCTGTCTTTCAAGTGGTATTGCGGTAATCATTCTTTTAAGTGTTTATCTTAAGAAAAATGGTTTCCTTCCACAGTTCAATGATAACCACTTACACGATTTAGGAGTATTCCTATTCGCTACAAGTATGCTTTGGACGTATACATGGTTTGCACAGTTCATGCTTTACTGGTATGCCAACGTTCCGGAAGAGGTGAACTACTTCTTCGGAAGATTCCAGCACTACTCTCCTACTTTCTTACCAATGCTGATCATCAACTTCTTATTACCACTATTGGTATTAGTAAGCAGCAGCATCAAGAGAAATTACAAAGTAGTAACAACAATGGCTGTTGTAGTTATTTTAGGACACATCTTAGACTACTTCAACATGGTAATGCCTGGAACGGTAGGACCATACTGGAAAACTCCTGAAGTATTCTTATTAATTCTGGGAGCTGTTCTATTTGTTGTTGGATTATTTATGTTTACTGTACTTTCAGCTTTATCTAAACTGAAGTTGATCCCTACAGGAAACCCATTCTTACACGAATCTGAAATTTATGAATATCCTTTCTAA